The Prionailurus bengalensis isolate Pbe53 unplaced genomic scaffold, Fcat_Pben_1.1_paternal_pri Un_scaffold_49, whole genome shotgun sequence genome includes a region encoding these proteins:
- the LOC122478313 gene encoding cationic amino acid transporter 3-like, which yields MLRQELHRFGQMLVRRRKLEEKKTEPTPLRWLSTLDLVALGVDYTLGAGVYVLAGEVASKQAGPATVICFLVAALSCALAGLGYAEFAVRVPHSGSAYLYTYVTIGELWAFITGWNFILSYVAGTASVARAWTTAFDYLIGNQISQTLHESILLNVQQVLAEYPNFFAMGLVLLLTGVLALRARESVLFTKVITLVSLLILVFVIISGFFEGELHNWKLTEEDYVKAGLNDTLSLGPLGSGGFVPFGFEGILHGAATCFYAFIGFDNIVTRAEEAQNPQRSICMGIVISLFICFLVYFGVTSALTLMVPYYQLQPGSPLPEAFLHIGWAPAYYVVAIGALCTLFTTILNDMFYARRVISMVAKDGLLFHVLTRTYTSRHIPIVATVVLGIMAAVISFFFELIHLVDFVSIGTLFNHSLVAVCVLILRYQPERRNGGNESVVQEENGHGVERLTLQGLLFPGSSTPTPLSGRVVYICSSVLALLLTLLCLVLAHWPVLLSGDPVWISVVVVLLVLITGLTGVIWRQPQSSSPLPFKVPALPLLPLLSIFMNVYLMMQMTAATWAQFGVSMLIGFAIYFSYGIQHSQVANPT from the coding sequence ATGCTGCGTCAGGAACTTCACAGATTTGGTCAAATGTTGGTACGCAGACGTaagctggaggaaaagaaaactgaacctACCCCTCTCAGATGGCTGAGCACTCTGGATTTAGTGGCCCTGGGTGTAGACTACACACTGGGTGCAGGTGTGTATGTCCTGGCTGGCGAGGTGGCTAGCAAACAAGCAGGACCAGCCACTGTGATCTGCTTTTTGGTGGCTGCCCTATCTTGTGCATTGGCTGGGCTGGGCTATGCAGAGTTTGCTGTCCGGGTTCCCCATTCTGGCTCTGCATATCTCTACACCTATGTCACTATAGGTGAACTCTGGGCTTTCATCACTGGCTGGAACTTCATCCTCTCCTATGTTGCGGGCACAGCCAGTGTAGCTCGGGCATGGACAACAGCTTTTGACTACCTGATTGGGAACCAGATCTCTCAGACCCTGCATGAGAGTATCTTACTGAATGTTCAACAGGTACTTGCAGAATATCCAAACTTCTTTGCTATGGGTCTGGTGTTGTTGCTCACCGGAGTGCTGGCTCTGAGGGCTAGGGAGTCAGTACTGTTTACCAAAGTGATCACATTGGTGAGCCTTTTGATTCTTGTCTTTGTCATCATCTCTGGATTCTTTGAGGGAGAACTGCACAACTGGAAGCTCACAGAAGAGGACTACGTAAAGGCTGGACTCAATGACACATTAAGCTTGGGCCCCCTGGGTTCTGGAGGATTTGTGCCTTTTGGCTTTGAGGGGATTCTCCATGGAGCAGCTACctgtttctatgcatttataGGTTTTGACAATATTGTTACCAGAGCTGAGGAAGCCCAGAATCCCCAGCGTTCCATCTGCATGGGCAttgtgatttcactgttcatctGCTTTTTGGTGTATTTTGGTGTCACTTCAGCACTTACACTTATGGTGCCATACTACCAGCTCCAACCTGGGAGCCCTTTGCCTGAGGCATTTCTACATATTGGCTGGGCCCCTGCCTACTATGTTGTGGCTATTGGAGCTCTGTGTACTCTTTTTACTACCATCTTGAATGATATGTTCTATGCGCGTCGGGTGATCTCCATGGTGGCAAAGGATGGCCTCCTGTTCCATGTCCTCACCAGGACCTACACCAGCAGACACATCCCCATTGTGGCCACTGTGGTCTTGGGCATTATGGCAGCAgtcatttcattcttctttgaaCTCATTCATCTTGTGGACTTCGTGTCCATTGGGACCCTGTTTAATCATTCCCTGGTGGCTGTTTGTGTTCTCATCCTCAGATACCAGCCTGAGAGGAGGAATGGGGGAAATGAATCTGTGGTGCAGGAGGAGAATGGACATGGAGTAGAAAGGCTGACTCTACAGGGACTACTTTTTCCAGGCagctccacccccactccactcTCTGGCCGGGTTGTCTATATTTGCTCCTCAGTGCTTGCTCTGCTGCTCACTCTTCTTTGCCTGGTGCTGGCCCACTGGCCAGTTCTGCTTTCTGGAGACCCAGTGTGGATTTCAGTGGTTGTGGTTCTCCTGGTGCTCATCACTGGACTCACTGGGGTCATCTGGAGACAGCCACAGAGCTCCAGTCCCCTTCCCTTTAaggtccctgctctgcctctcctcccactaCTGAGCATCTTCATGAATGTTTACCTTATGATGCAGATGACAGCTGCCACCTGGGCCCAATTTGGTGTCTCCATGCTGATTGGGTTTGCTATCTACTTCAGCTATGGGATCCAGCACAGCCAAGTCGCTAACCCCACTTAA
- the LOC122478319 gene encoding LOW QUALITY PROTEIN: cationic amino acid transporter 3-like (The sequence of the model RefSeq protein was modified relative to this genomic sequence to represent the inferred CDS: inserted 2 bases in 2 codons) has translation MLCQALCRFGQKLVRRRTLEQPVAETARSLTTLDIVALGMNYTMNIIVYILPGEVARYKXGPSIVICFLVAGLTSVLTGLTYAEISSQVPHSGSSYLYSYVTVGELGAFITGWNLLLINTVYVSIVTQACILVFDYVFGNQIFQMLHDSISLNVSRVFADVLVFFVVFLVLLFIGFLTWKIRQLPVVTKVSTLMKIIVLIFVIIAGFIKGDLHNWQLTEEDYIKAGLNDTSGLGPVGSGGFMPFCFEGILRGAATCLYTLVGFTFIITRVEEAKNPQHSIPRGIVISLFICLLVYFGVFSALTLMVPYYQLQHGSTLTEAFLHIGWTPDYYVVAFGFLCLSINSFDFIFPIQRVIHMMAQDGLLFPVLARIQTGTNIPIVATVIFGIIALVIVFFFGLTDLLGFMSVGPLLAFSLLVFGVLIVRYQPEMHNGGNEAEVWDGNREVVAEKLTLQGLFFQXSSIPTPLSSRVVYVCSSLLVLLIILLCLVLAQWPVLLSGDPVWISVVVVLLVLITGLTGVIWRQPQSSTPLYFKVPALPFLSILSIFMNVYLMMQMTAGTWAILGVWMLIGFAIYFSYGILPVHIWFDIITP, from the exons ATGTTGTGTCAAGCACTTTGTAGATTTGGTCAAAAGCTGGTACGCAGACGTACACTGGAACAACCTGTGGCTGAGACTGCCAGAAGCCTGACCACTCTGGATATAGTGGCCCTGGGTATGAACTATACAATGAATATAATTGTGTATATCCTGCCTGGCGAAGTGGCTAGATATA CAGGACCATCCATTGTGATCTGCTTCTTGGTGGCTGGCCTAACTTCAGTGTTGACTGGGCTGACCTATGCAGAGATTAGTTCCCAAGTTCCGCATTCTGGTTCTTCATATCTCTACAGCTATGTCACTGTAGGTGAACTCGGGGCTTTCATCACTGGCTGGAACCTCCTCCTCATAAATACTGTCTATGTAAGCATTGTGACCCAAGCCTGTATCTTAGTTTTTGACTATGTTTTTGGAAACCAGATATTTCAGATGCTGCATGACAGCATCTCACTAAATGTTTCCCGTGTTTTTGCAGATGTTCTAGTCTTCTTTGTTGTGTTCCTTGTGTTGTTATTCATAGGATTTCTGACTTGGAAGATTAGGCAGCTTCCTGTGGTTACCAAAGTGTCCACATTGATGAAaattattgttctcatttttgtcATCATTGCTGGCTTCATTAAGGGGGACCTGCACAACTGGCAGCTCACAGAAGAGGACTACATAAAGGCTGGACTCAATGACACCTCTGGCTTGGGCCCCGTGGGGTCTGGAGGATTTATGCCTTTTTGCTTTGAGGGGATTCTCCGTGGAGCAGCTACCTGTCTCTATACATTAGTGggtttcacttttattattacCAGAGTTGAAGAAGCCAAGAATCCCCAACATTCCATCCCCAGGGGCAttgtgatttcactgttcatttgTCTTTTGGTGTATTTTGGTGTCTTTTCAGCCCTTACACTCATGGTGCCTTACTACCAGCTTCAACATGGGAGCACCTTAACTGAGGCATTTCTCCATATTGGCTGGACCCCTGACTACTATGTTGTAGCTTTTGGATTCCTCTGTCTTTCTATCAACTCCTTTGACTTTATATTCCCCATACAACGGGTGATACATATGATGGCACAGGATGGCCTCCTATTCCCTGTCCTTGCCAGGATCCAAACTGGCACTAACATCCCCATCGTGGCCACTGTGATCTTTGGCATTATTGCACTAGTCATAGTATTCTTCTTTGGGCTCACTGATCTTCTGGGCTTCATGTCAGTTGGGCCCCTGCTAGCTTTCTCTCTGCTGGTTTTTGGTGTTCTCATTGTCAGGTATCAGCCTGAGATGCATAATGGGGGAAATGAAGCAGAGGTGTGGGATGGGAATAGAGAAGTTGTAGCAGAGAAGCTGACTCTACAGGGACTATTTTTCC GCAGCTCCATCCCCACTCCACTCTCCAGCCGGGTTGTCTATGTTTGCTCCTCACTGCTTGTTCTGCTGATCATTCTTCTTTGCCTGGTGCTGGCCCAATGGCCAGTTCTGCTTTCTGGAGACCCAGTGTGGATTTCAGTGGTTGTGGTGCTCCTGGTGCTCATCACTGGGCTCACCGGGGTCATCTGGAGACAGCCTCAGAGCTCAACTCCCCTTTACTTTAAGGTCCCtgctctgcctttcctctccaTACTGAGCATCTTCATGAATGTTTACCTTATGATGCAGATGACAGCTGGCACCTGGGCTATACTTGGTGTCTGGATGCTGATTGGGTTTGCTATCTACTTCAGCTATGGGATCCTGCCAGTACATATTTGGTTTGACATCATCACACCCTAA